In Cytophagia bacterium CHB2, the following proteins share a genomic window:
- a CDS encoding solute:sodium symporter family transporter, whose product MELSLLDVILFLAFFAVVIGFSMYKSRKEETSEDYFLASRGLHWPLIGLSLIAANISTEHFVGMSGQGAGLA is encoded by the coding sequence ATGGAACTCAGTCTGCTGGATGTTATCCTGTTTTTGGCCTTTTTTGCGGTGGTGATCGGCTTCAGCATGTACAAGAGCCGCAAGGAAGAAACCAGCGAAGATTATTTTCTCGCGAGCCGGGGATTGCACTGGCCGCTTATCGGGCTTTCTCTGATCGCCGCAAACATTTCCACCGAACATTTCGTCGGTATGTCCGGGCAGGGGGCGGGGCTCGCCG